A single genomic interval of Daucus carota subsp. sativus chromosome 1, DH1 v3.0, whole genome shotgun sequence harbors:
- the LOC108223857 gene encoding zinc finger protein GIS yields the protein MDAQKVQHSPSSNSPPRRNEIDAPALTQIPKNSPEPKTAKTYPCRYCDKTFSTFMALGGHQNGHKRARGLHAGRAQTPLYRPYPATSRPNSGSDSMDNKKSNLSMESSTSSTSTWRLLQEFYAKFSVKSAPPSLNCVPPAATALSPGVSSTPKTSEEVKEEDASGLDLDLKL from the coding sequence ATGGATGCCCAAAAGGTGCAACACTCTCCATCCTCAAATTCCCCTCCTCGTCGAAATGAAATCGATGCACCTGCACTTACACAGATCCCTAAAAACAGTCCAGAACCAAAAACTGCAAAGACATATCCTTGTCGTTACTGTGACAAAACATTTAGTACATTCATGGCCCTAGGAGGACACCAAAATGGGCATAAAAGGGCTAGGGGGTTACATGCGGGACGGGCTCAAACTCCTCTTTATCGACCCTACCCAGCTACAAGTCGTCCTAACAGCGGATCAGATTCCATGGATAACAAGAAGTCTAATTTGTCCATGGAATCGTCCACTTCTTCCACTAGTACTTGGCGTCTCCTGCAAGAGTTTTATGCCAAGTTTTCGGTGAAATCTGCTCCTCCTTCACTCAATTGTGTTCCTCCTGCAGCCACTGCATTGTCTCCTGGAGTTTCTTCTACTCCAAAAACTAGTGAAGAAGTTAAGGAGGAAGATGCATCGGGACTGGATTTGGATCTTAAACTCTAG
- the LOC108223868 gene encoding zinc finger protein ZAT3 has protein sequence MDAQKVQHSPSSNSPPRRNEIDAPALTQIPENSPEPKTAKTFPCRYCDKTFSTFMALGGHQKGHKRARGAHAGRAQTSLYRPYPATSRPNSGSDSMANKQSYLSMESSSSSTSTWRLLQEFYAKIPVKSAPPSLNCVPPAATALSLGVSSTPKTSEEVKEEDASGLDLDLKL, from the coding sequence ATGGATGCCCAAAAGGTGCAACACTCTCCATCCTCCAATTCCCCTCCTCGTCGAAATGAAATCGATGCACCTGCACTTACACAGATCCCTGAAAATAGTCCAGAACCAAAAACTGCAAAGACATTTCCTTGTCGTTATTGTGACAAAACATTTAGTACGTTCATGGCCCTAGGAGGACACCAGAAGGGGCATAAAAGGGCTAGGGGTGCACATGCGGGACGGGCTCAAACTTCTCTTTATCGACCCTACCCAGCTACAAGTCGTCCCAACAGTGGATCAGATTCCATGGCTAACAAGCAGTCTTATTTGTCCATGGAATCATCCAGTTCTTCCACCAGTACTTGGCGTCTCCTGCAAGAGTTTTATGCCAAGATTCCGGTGAAATCTGCTCCTCCTTCACTCAATTGTGTTCCTCCTGCAGCCACTGCATTGTCTCTTGGAGTTTCTTCTACTCCAAAAACTAGCGAAGAAGTTAAAGAGGAAGATGCATCGGGATTGGATTTAGATCTTAAACTCTAG
- the LOC108223848 gene encoding protein GRAVITROPIC IN THE LIGHT 1, which produces MDSTKSHSSSSTKSKFTKSFFKVIHLKTPTKTISNNPFCLLIPQEKPKNGDQKLKKNDLVKAKNKAAMEAFVAKLFATISTIKASYAELQMAQFPKYNAQAIQLADQGVVDELRKLSELKQSFLKKQVDSSPPHVTLLLTEIQEQQSLMKMYEITIKKMEAEIEAKKHKLLSLQGQLQDTMLKNKSLEKKLNSSGCFSILENINLSAPNPKDFILVLQYTIRSVRNFVKLLVQEMESSSWDIDVAIDSIHPNLILSNKNHKCFVFESFVCQEMFQGFENPAFCLQNDQSCDSFVPYHMDQFKKLKSVNSVNFLKAHPTSSFAKFTRSKYLRLVHPKMEASFYGNLKQRKMINAWEFPETPFFNLFSEMARRVWILHSLAISFEQKLSIFQIGKKCRFSEVYMESVVSSESSSSGDGGLTVAFTVVPGFRIGETVVQSQVFLSPAK; this is translated from the coding sequence ATGGATTCAACAAAATCCCATTCTTCATCTTCAACCAAAAGCAAATTTACCAAATCATTCTTCAAAGTAATCCACCTCAAAACACCTACAAAAACCATCTCCAACAATCCCTTTTGCCTGCTCATTCCCCAAGAAAAACCCAAAAATGGTGACCAAAAACTCAAGAAAAATGACCTGGTCAAGGCCAAGAACAAGGCAGCCATGGAAGCTTTTGTGGCCAAGCTTTTTGCTACCATTTCAACAATCAAAGCTTCTTATGCTGAGTTACAGATGGCCCAGTTCCCCAAGTACAATGCTCAAGCTATACAGTTGGCTGATCAAGGCGTTGTTGATGAACTTCGAAAACTCTCTGAGCTGAAACAGAGTTTCTTGAagaaacaagttgattcttcaccACCCCATGTCACTCTTTTGCTCACTGAGATTCAAGAACAGCAGAGTCTTATGAAGATGTATGAGATCACAATCAAGAAAATGGAAGCTGAGATTGAGGCCAAAAAACACAAACTTTTGAGTCTTCAAGGTCAGCTTCAAGACACAATGTTGAAAAACAAATCACTCGAAAAGAAATTAAACTCAAGTGGGTGTTTTTCAATACTTGAAAACATCAATCTTTCTGCCCCAAATCCTAAAGATTTTATATTGGTTTTGCAATATACGATAAGGTCAGTTCGAAACTTTGTCAAGCTTTTGGTTCAAGAAATGGAGTCTTCTAGCTGGGATATTGATGTTGCTATTGATTCAATCCATCCCAACttgattttatcaaataaaaatcataaatgtTTCGTTTTCGAATCATTTGTGTGCCAAGAAATGTTTCAAGGTTTCGAAAACCCTGCATTTTGTCTACAAAATGATCAGTCTTGTGACTCTTTTGTACCATACCACATGGACCAATTCAAGAAGCTCAAGTCGGTTAATTCAGTTAATTTCTTGAAAGCTCATCCCACTTCTTCGTTCGCCAAATTCACAAGATCGAAGTATTTACGTTTGGTTCATCCCAAAATGGAGGCCTCATTCTACGGAAATTTGAAACAGAGGAAAATGATAAATGCTTGGGAGTTTCCGGAGACTCCGTTTTTCAATCTGTTTTCGGAAATGGCAAGGAGGGTTTGGATTTTACATAGTTTGGCCATTTCGTTTGAACAAAAATTGAGTATTTTTCAGATAGGTAAGAAATGTAGATTTTCTGAGGTATATATGGAGAGTGTTGTGAGTAGTGAATCTAGCTCGAGCGGTGACGGTGGTCTTACGGTGGCCTTCACGGTGGTTCCGGGGTTCAGGATCGGTGAAACGGTGGTGCAAAGTCAAGTGTTTTTATCTCCGGCTAAATGA
- the LOC108223860 gene encoding zinc finger protein 8 — MDAQKVQHSPSSNSPPRPNEIDAPALPQIPENSPKPKTAKTYPCRYCDKTFSTFMALGGHQNGHKRARGSHAGRAQTSLYRPYPATSRPNSGSDFMANKQSYLSMESSSSSTNTWRLLQEFYAKIPVKSAPPSLNCVPPAATALSLGVSSTPKTSEEVKEEDASGLDLDLKL, encoded by the coding sequence ATGGATGCCCAAAAGGTGCAACACTCTCCATCCTCCAATTCCCCTCCTCGTCCAAATGAAATCGATGCACCTGCACTTCCACAGATCCCTGAAAATAGTCCAAAACCAAAAACTGCAAAGACATATCCTTGTCGTTATTGTGACAAAACATTTAGTACATTCATGGCCCTAGGAGGACACCAGAATGGGCATAAAAGGGCTAGGGGTTCACATGCGGGACGTGCTCAAACTTCTCTTTATCGACCCTACCCAGCTACAAGTCGTCCCAACAGTGGATCAGATTTCATGGCTAACAAGCAGTCTTATTTGTCCATGGAATCATCCAGTTCTTCCACCAATACTTGGCGTCTCCTGCAAGAGTTTTATGCCAAGATTCCGGTGAAATCTGCTCCTCCTTCACTCAATTGTGTTCCTCCTGCAGCCACTGCATTGTCTCTTGGAGTTTCTTCTACTCCAAAAACTAGTGAAGAAGTTAAAGAGGAAGATGCATCGGGACTGGATTTAGATCTTAAACTCTAG